DNA sequence from the Rattus rattus isolate New Zealand chromosome 2, Rrattus_CSIRO_v1, whole genome shotgun sequence genome:
CCAAACAAAAAGTTTAGCAAATTTCTTCCCAAATACAGGGTGTTTTAAAGACAAAGATAAATGTTATTTATGGAAACATGTAAAATTTGTTGGGAATGAAAGTCAAAGTGGTCAAAAACCATAACCCAGTATCCACAACAATTAACTGTGGAAACAGATTTctgcaagaaaaagaaagtgaaccaTATCCATCATGATGAGTTAGAAAAGTGTGTGTAAAGAAAGCAATAATGAAGGCTCAGGCACCAGTGACAATTGTGGACATCTGGGTTAGGTGAGAACTGCTGGAAAGATGGCAAGAAACAGTTAAATGCAGGGAGAAGTCAGAAAGGATAGTAAGTGCTATACCAATGAGGTTATAGTTCATCATGAAAACCTAAAAAGATGAAAAGAGTTAGATTTTGGCATTATCCTCTTTTTAATGGAATTAGGAAATTATGTGATAGGCATGATAAACTGTAAGAAGAAATCAATGTGAGTAAGAAAGTAAATATGCAGAcaatacagaataaaaatgatCAGGGATTTAAGTCAAATGTCTACACAGAGAATggaaaaaggagataaaaaagaaatggaaatatgtTAGACAAAAGCAATAGGATTTAACTCAATAGAGAACAATGTGAGGAAGATGGCCAGAAAGGCCAAGTTGTGTTGTGGATGAATGAGATGACTAAAGAGGGGCCTTGGAgcgatgacttagcagttaataGCACTGTCTGTTCTTGCAGCAGAAACACATTAAACTTTTAGCACTGACGTGATCGCTCACAGCCGTCCATCACTCCACTTCCAGGAAATCCAAAGACATTTTCTGATATCCCCATGCACAAGGCATGCATATGGTGTATAAACATACCAGTAGGCAAAACaaccacacataaaacaaaaatacaaagaaagagtatGAAATAATCGTGGATGTTTTGAAGAAGACTATggaatgaaaaaatttaaagtggTTAGAGGATTCCTAATTGATTTATGCATCAGAAGAATCTCTAGAGATCATTGAAACTGTGGAACCCCACCTAGAAGGAAAGATCTTTGAAGTTAAGATGTCAGGAAATTTGTCTAAGGACTGCATAACAAGAGAAATGTAATGGAAATAGAGAGGTGAGAACATTATTCATattttgaggaagaaaacacagtatttaattctcaaaactttagatatttataattttagtCAAAGAATGGGATTAATATGTGggctaaaaaagaaaagtatagatAGTATTAAAAAAAGTAGTAAAAAAATTTTTCACATTTCCCTCAACAGGGACATTTCACAACTGAGATGGAGGCTCAAAACCACACCACTGTGACAGAGTTCATCCTTTTGGGGTTAACAGAGAATTCCACACTGCGTGTCATCCTATTTATGACATTTCTAGGGATATATGCTGTTACTGTAGTGGGCAATTTCAGCATCATCAGTTTAATAAGAAGCTGCCCTCaactccacacacccatgtatcTGTTCCTTAGCCATCTGGCTTTTGTGGACATTGGCTTTTCCACATCAATCACACCTATAATGCTTACTGGATTCCTTGAACGGACAATAACACTCTCTGTGGCTGCTTGTGAAGCCCAATTTTGCATTGCAGTGACATTTGGGACAGTTGAgtgcttcctcctagctgccatggcctatgatcgctatgtggccatctgctcaCCCCTGCTTTATTCAATAAACATGTCCCCCAGGATCTGCTTCCTTTTAGTTGGAGCTTCCTATGTGGGTGGCTGTGTGAATTCATGGACATTTACTAGCTGTCTGTTGAGTCTGTCCTTCTGTGGACCAAATCAGATAGatcattttttctgtgatttcccTGCCGTGTTGAAACTTTCTTGCTCTGATGTCTCCATTATTGGAATGATTCCTTCTATCTCTGCTGGAACCATCATTGTGATCACAGTGTTTGTCATAGCTGTCTCCTACACCTACATCCTCATCACCATTCTGAAGATGCGCTCCACTGAGGGCCGACAGaaggccttctccacctgcaCCTCTCACCTCACTGCAGTCACTCTATACTATGGAACTATTACCTTCATTTATGTGATGCCCAAGTCAAACTACTCTACTGAACAGAACAAGATACTGTCTGTATTCTACACAGTAGTGATCCCCATGCTTAACCCACTCATCTACAGTCTGAGGAACAGAGATGTAAAAGAGGCTCTTAGGAAGGCCATCATCAGAATATTTCCATAGACTGTAAggattttatatatgcatgtcaCTATTAGTAACTAGTAAGTTCTTCTCAACTGATTGTGTAAGTTAATGTCCTAAGTCTTTGCATCAGCTTTCCCTTCATATACTTGTATATAGTAAGAAGACATCTTGGGATCGGTCAAGTTATAATAACACAGCAATAATCATTCCTGTTATGAAATTATTGAATATGttaagatgttttatttattttattcatgaatgAAAGAATTCAATCTTGCCATTTTAAGTACATGATACAAATCAATTGCACAGGGAACCCATTCATTctgaaaaaaagtgaaataaagtggaattgtcatttcttttttttttttgcaaactgACTGTCTagacagttaaaaataaatgttgatcCACCATATAATCATGAAGCAACAGAGATAAGAGATTAATAGTTAAATTCAGAAAATTAGAAGttaatggttttttgttttacatttattttgtataataCATTAATTAGGTGGGCACTTTAAATTGCATTCATTTTATAGAGGTGGATAGCAAGCACTGGAGAAATCAGTCAGTTTCTCCGGAGAGATGTAGAGCCCTTctctttgattttatattttatgtaacatGAGTGTTGATTCAATTCCTATATTGTGTTGTGATAAATCTAAGGTTGTGAGCACTGTTGTGATATCCAAGATTTGTCCATAGTAATCAAGCCTTAATAGTCTTTGAGGACAGTTCGTTTTGTAAAGACTATCTAGTTTATGCATGCCATAAGTAGGTTATACCTGGAAAAATTGGCTTTATTCCTACATTGGGGGAAATACAATTTTAGTATCATACTTGTACAAATTTGTTAGCATTCCACATGtattaaaatacacattaatATCAGACTTCTGACATAATGGTACATATAAAAAATTGGAAGACCGTTTTATAAATCAAAGTATTTTGATTAATGcttccacatcaatcataaaTCTGGGTCTATGAAGAAATTAGGATTTAACATCTCTTTCCATATAATAACCCAGAGATGATGCTACAGGTTACAGTACACAGTTTTACTGTACATAGTATCTTTTTGCCTGACACATTTATGACCTCATCATCAGTCTGGAAAAGCTAAAGTGAAAACGGCTTTCATGTAGGAATTGCAGAGAGTAGACTTAAgttagttttatttccttttaaagaaagatttagaaTCTGATTCCCCATGGCAATAGAGCTAGCGATATCAGGACTTAGAGATACTATTTTAAtaactaatagaaagaaaaatattggatggggaggggaacacccatagagaaggggagggggagaggttagggggatgttggcccggaaactgggaaagggaatagcaattgaaatgtaaataagaaatacccaatttaataaagatgaaaaaaattctaaaaaaaaagaaagaaagaaagaaagaaagaaaactagaccGAGAATTCAGAGCATGAACGAGATAACGTGTCTTAgcttttctctctcattcactcactATGGGCCTTGGTCATCTACTAGAAAAATGGGCAGATGAAATAGAAATTGTTCCTCATTTCTACAATAATCTTGTTAGGAGGCATCGTAACTTTTTTGTAAAGATGAGAAATATGTTGTCCAATGTTTTTAAGTAGGTCACCCGAAGATGAGGCACTGGGGTTCAATGTTCTTGCTGGATAGCTTGTATGTGTATCATGCTGCCACTGATTTACTATTCTCCATTCTGTAAAACTCTATTTCATTATGTGAAAAATAGACCAAAGATGTTGaccttgaaaaaaaagaaagaacaatatttataatttactaAGTGAATTTCAGAGTACAATACTAGTCAGAAGAGaatacagaacaaataaaaattatacatagaAATGCAAAATTATGACAATGTTATTCCAGCCTTAAAACTACTCATATCTTAATATTTATTGCATTTAAATGAATACAAAAGTCAAGGCAAGTAAATTATGGAAAGGACTTGTCACACAGCAAAAATGAGAACCTtgtggctgttctctgagaaatATGAGAAcatttcttctctcattcatGGAGAATAATCCTCCTGTTATAAAGAAAATCTCCACGAACAAGTCAAGTTTCCTTTCCCTTTAGTCAGCACCTTGCAAACAGGAGGGTTATAGTACTCTAAGGGCTATTCTGTCAGGGATTTTGGAGACACATCTGTTCATATGatcttaatatttattaattgtcAGGTATCATGATGTCAAGGAGAAAATTAAGCCATTGTCTCACCTAAAATAATCCATATACCATATTGAAGTCCTACGTTTCTTTACCCAGAAATGTTTGGGCTTTACACCTATGatttaaataagagaaaataaaaaatagtactCAAGTTGCTCAAGAATTAAGCCCAAAATCCCTGTGGTCAAAATATGTGTATCTCCCAATATTGTTTTTGAATACAGTTGAGGCAAGCAGGATTTTATCTAAAGAGTCATGGTAATATCCACAGTAAGGCCTTTCAGTGGGCCAGCCTGTAAGTGAAGAAAAATACCCTGATGACTTTATGTTAAAGAACATAATCAATTGTGTGGCCAGAAAATTATTGTGTACAATAGAAGGAAGCATATTCAGATGCTTGGCCTTCTAGAACCACACCAAAGAGCAGTAGGAATCGTGATTGATAATGTGAACCCTCAGTACATTTAAGGAAGGTTGCATCTAGTGCAAATGATTTAAACATTTCATATACTTGGCTTCTCCCTTTCTTGCTAGTGGAATGGCAGTGCTTAGATGCTACAGCATAGATTCTTAAGTTGTTAGATTATGAGTTAGGAAGAAAGAGGTCAAAGACACCTAATGAAAGGCTCAGCATTCTTATAAATTCTTGaatcattttattcatctttagTAAAATGAAGAACAAGTGAAACTAATCATTTCAttacttccttttctgtcttatttcagTGATGCTTTTCAATTTGACTGAAAGGTTAACAGAAAGTACTATGCTAGCACACTAACTCTACTGAAGCTTGTCAGGTTCTGTACATTGGATGTTCATTTGGGAaacaaatgtcttcatttttagtATACAAGCAATAA
Encoded proteins:
- the LOC116894186 gene encoding olfactory receptor 477, with protein sequence MEAQNHTTVTEFILLGLTENSTLRVILFMTFLGIYAVTVVGNFSIISLIRSCPQLHTPMYLFLSHLAFVDIGFSTSITPIMLTGFLERTITLSVAACEAQFCIAVTFGTVECFLLAAMAYDRYVAICSPLLYSINMSPRICFLLVGASYVGGCVNSWTFTSCLLSLSFCGPNQIDHFFCDFPAVLKLSCSDVSIIGMIPSISAGTIIVITVFVIAVSYTYILITILKMRSTEGRQKAFSTCTSHLTAVTLYYGTITFIYVMPKSNYSTEQNKILSVFYTVVIPMLNPLIYSLRNRDVKEALRKAIIRIFP